A stretch of the Bacillus licheniformis DSM 13 = ATCC 14580 genome encodes the following:
- a CDS encoding helix-turn-helix transcriptional regulator, giving the protein MDKEYITELISSKLRLIRAESGYTQEKMANVLGMSKKTLVQIEKGRSAAGWAHVVAVCALFRNSEVLQAVLGDEPLEVVETVAHRSIDRPKGKTLGGKVWWRDIEKKGEFRLQQNLISHHYRILDSYDDLWFSTFEKQDAVARLDELLNEQDGVE; this is encoded by the coding sequence ATGGATAAAGAATACATAACCGAACTGATCTCATCCAAATTAAGATTAATCCGGGCGGAAAGCGGCTATACGCAGGAGAAAATGGCGAACGTGCTCGGGATGTCGAAGAAAACGCTCGTGCAAATCGAAAAGGGCAGGTCGGCTGCGGGCTGGGCGCATGTTGTCGCGGTATGCGCGCTTTTTCGGAACAGTGAAGTGCTGCAGGCCGTCCTCGGGGATGAGCCCCTTGAGGTGGTGGAGACTGTTGCTCACCGAAGCATCGACAGACCAAAAGGGAAGACGCTTGGCGGAAAGGTGTGGTGGCGGGACATTGAGAAAAAAGGAGAGTTTCGCCTTCAGCAAAACTTGATTTCTCACCATTACCGCATCTTGGATTCGTATGACGACCTATGGTTCAGCACGTTTGAAAAGCAGGATGCAGTTGCGCGTTTGGACGAGCTGTTAAATGAGCAGGACGGGGTGGAATGA
- a CDS encoding helix-turn-helix transcriptional regulator — MFTEKDQSLLASLAPLIGRHLQQFRHHLPKKDVFHMKHVGGILILSEDLQLLSCNRAALHWLNILRGWESIGSEAVPRPVRAVCTRAAAETTAPAKTVISIPGHSCLSIKASRLDGFGPSGQIAVSFEPASPAETIPLIAEAYSLSDREKDIAYRVIRGLSTKAIGDELHISAYTVQDHLKSFFLKTGAGNRRELMWKLLDDVLE, encoded by the coding sequence GTGTTTACAGAAAAGGATCAGAGCCTGCTCGCTTCTCTTGCACCGCTTATCGGCCGGCATCTTCAGCAATTCAGACACCATCTGCCAAAAAAAGACGTGTTTCACATGAAACATGTCGGAGGCATTCTGATTTTGTCGGAAGACCTGCAGCTCTTGTCATGCAATCGAGCGGCCCTCCATTGGCTGAACATCTTGCGCGGCTGGGAAAGCATCGGCAGCGAAGCCGTGCCGAGACCCGTCCGAGCCGTCTGCACGCGCGCAGCGGCTGAAACTACAGCTCCGGCAAAAACGGTCATCTCGATTCCAGGCCATTCCTGCCTATCCATTAAAGCGAGCCGTTTAGACGGATTTGGACCGTCAGGCCAGATCGCCGTTTCATTTGAGCCTGCTTCACCCGCAGAAACCATTCCGCTGATAGCGGAAGCCTACAGCCTGTCCGACCGGGAAAAAGACATCGCTTACCGGGTCATCCGCGGACTATCAACAAAAGCCATCGGAGACGAATTGCATATATCGGCTTACACTGTTCAAGACCACTTGAAATCGTTTTTTTTGAAGACGGGCGCAGGAAACCGGAGGGAGCTGATGTGGAAGCTGCTTGATGATGTGCTGGAGTGA